The DNA sequence aaatttttacttgtaaTATCTTATGAAGGTGGAAAGTTCAAGAGGTTTAATAAGAAATGTGTAGCTTAGATTGGAGCCTCTGGATTTTGTGGTTGGATATCTCCTGCTTCAGCAATAGCCAAGTTTTGATCTCTATTGTACAGTTtgtatatttacaaattttcattatttttcaaatgctAAATTGGTAtcttatttctattatttttaattaaatctatATCTTCAGTTTTCCATGTTAGCATTCATGGATTGTTTTTGGAAGCCTTGGGAGTTTGGGCTTTGTTTAAAGCATCAAAAGGTCATTAGGAAGAAGCAGTTAAGAAAGTGCCATTTGTTTCCTGGTTGAACTAATAACCATATTCAGTTGATGAAAATTGTCTGCATTGTATACCTAACATTGCTTTGAACGGCTCATATTTGACACCCAACACTGTAACAAAAGTATTTCCTATCtattgtttattgttttattttactcGTGTGACATAAGTAGAACATCTTAACTACcatttgaattaattttgtgAATGTTAAATATGCACGTCTCTTTCCAATTTGCAGCATACCACCTCTATCTGTAGTGGGCCTCAGTGAAGAGGAGGCAATTGATCAAGCAAATGGTGACATCTCAGTTTTCACATCAACCTTCAATCCAATGAAGAACACTATCTCTGGGTACGTATCATGATTTGAAGTCTTACTCCACtacaaaagtatattttttatgacgaAGAATTTCGGAGACGGTGCAAAAGTAACATGTCTTTAACCCAGTCAAACTTTGGACCCGTGTAACACATTCCCATCACAGGGATCAGGTAAATTATTGGCTTTTTACTGATGGGACAtgacccctagaaattgtttgacCCAACAGTTCGAACCCTAGACTTGGAGGGACATGACCACTTTTTTTCCACATACgacaccaatccatcacaatgacTCGGCATTTCattagacacacacacacatgctaCAGCTTCTAAATTGAATACTTACCATGTTATAGTTAATGCAgacagaaatttttttaaacagttTTGCAAATACGGCTTTGATGTTTGAAATCTCTATAAATGTCTACTTActagtttttcttatttttggtgCTCCAGACGACAAGAAAAGACAGTTATGAAGCTAGTTGTTGATGCTGGGACAGATAAAGTTATTGGAGCATCCATGTGCGGCCCAGATGCACCTGAGGTCATACAGGTACAATGGGTTTGCCATTTTGTTTCATTGATGGTTTAGATATGAAGTTCTAGTGCACTTTCAATGTCggttattattcttttaatgagGGTAACATGCATGATAGGTGCATACATGTTGGAGTGGCCATTTCTATTTTTGGTCTTTTTATGTGAACTTTTTAGTATAGTCAATAAGGGATATCTGTGGATATTTAAAATGCCCTATACCGGCAAACGCATCAAAAGGCAACCAGCTTTCAATACTGGTTTTTACATTATGCTGCTATTTTTCCAATATCTCTGAACAGCATGGCCGGGGTAGCCTCAAGTGGGAGATATGAACTATGATATTGCAGATGCCGTAGAAAACTGTGCTAGAAACAATTTTGGTGCTTGTTTTTCCAGCCTTGAGTGACAGAATCGTTCTTGAATTTGTATTGAGCGAGAAGGTGTGCAAAAGAAAAGTGAAGACATCATGCAATAAGTTTCTAGAAGCATTTTTACCTTATTAGTAGCACCATATTTTAGAGGCTATTGAAGTTTATCTGCATTTTGGATGCACTTTCttactcttatttattttatcacaacATGAAAAGAAGCATCCATTGTTTCTTCACACAGTTGCCCTGTTCAATTAATATCTTCCACAGAGCAGTATTTTTTTGGGTAAGTTCCACAGATTAGTATGAATCTTTATTTAGTCCTATAGATGCTCATCAACCATTGAGAGAGCCAAAGCAACTTTCGCCAAACATGTTTATATGCCCAAGGGAATTAACTTTTTTACATTGCAAAAGAAGAGAGGCTGGTTCTGTTGTATGGATGGAGATTGTAAAGGGCcgtttatatatttgttttcttttaatggtCTCAGTTTTTATTAGGtaacaaattcattaaaatagtGGATTGTAAATTTATCAAGATGTAAGAATCTGAAATCAAGGAGTTCTATAAAATAAGAAACGATGGGCACTCTCAAATAACCATTCAGTCATGCAAAGATCTTAAAAACATGGAGataatttacttatcaaaaaaaaaaaaacatggaaataaatgaaattaaaggAAGTTCAACACTATTGTATGTCCAGTTACTCCCTTCTATCCATAAAATCCTCATAATTCATAGAGGAACTAGACTTCAGAATATAAGTTGCAAagctttttttttagaatgcaagtattttaatatttaatgagcTCCATCTGAAAGTTcgctcttttttctctttcttttattggatatttatattttttactttatgtgCATTTAGttcttggatttgaaatatGGGGGGGTACCCGGGTATTTATGTTTCGGCCCGCGGGGTGAGTATTAGGGACAAGGGGCGAATGGAGGAGTTTGGAAGCACATACGTAGAGGTTGGGGGGCTGTTTGTTCGACACAGTAGAATCGTGAAGGGTGACGgatctagaataaaattctgACAGGATTTATGGTGTGGAGATCGAGCCCTCAAAGACATTCCCTACAGTTTTCAGGATTGCATGTGAACAGGAAACATCAGTGGTGGATCTCATGGAGATGTCCGGTGGCTCAATCCACTAGAATGTGAACTTTTTGAGAACCTTGTATGCCATGGAGATTGAGCACTCAAGGAACTGATAAATTGTGGTAGATGCCCGCTAGAAAAAGGCGCTTTTTCTGTCCGCTCCTTCTATATATAAGACCCTTATCAACCCATAACACAATAGCTTTCCATGAAAAAGTACTTGGAGAAATAAGCCGCCTCTTAAGGCAATTTTTTTGCTTGGACAACTTCTCTGGTCAAGATTTTGACTATGGATAACTTACGGAAACGCCGGGTGATTGTTGTGGACTGGTGCTGTATGTGCAGAAAAAATGGTGAGACTGGGGATCATTTTCTactgcattgtgaggttgctagatCGCTATGGGATGGTGTCTTTAGAAGATTGGAGTTGGCCTGAGTCTATGCCTGCTATGGTGGTTGAGCTCCTGGCCAGTTGGAAGAATTTGGGCCGAATTCCAAAAATCAcagttgtgtggaagatgatgCCTATATGCATTCTTTGGTGCCTACGGAAAGAACGAAATGAACGGgcttttgaagataaggagtgaACATTGGAGGAGATTAGATTGTTATTTGTTAAAACTTTGTTTGTATCGGCGAATGTTGTAGATTGCAATggtctagattttcatgattttcttgtttctatttcttCCCCTTAACTAGGTATAAACTCTTGTATACTTGGACTATGACTtgtctcattaataaaatctgtcacttgtaaaaaaaaaaatggttcttGATATTGTTTTGGGGTGTCCACAGGGCATTGCTGTTGCCGTCAAGTGTGGAGCAACGAAGGAACAATTTGACAGCACGGTAAGctaaagccttttttttttttttggtttttcggTTTCTCATTTCAAAGCTTTCTGCGAACTCATTACACAAGTTGTATCCTCCCATTTGTACCCATTTCTATTGACAGCTTTAGACATCAGCATTTGAGCTGGctttctttccttattttctccTTTGGCTAAATTATGCTGGTCATGATATAACTGATGATATTATGACATTGTGTGCCACTCAACTAATCATTTAAAAAGCAAGAAGCCATAAAATGGTGTGGCCGCTATAAGGTAAGATAGCGGCGCATGCTGGCAAAGGATGTGCAAGTTAATTGTGTAATATATTATGGGATGATGGAGAGATGACGGGCTTGCaagaaatttctaaaaataggCTAGGTAACATCTGAGACATAAATCTTTGATTATAATGAGAGCCTGAAATAGCTCCATGGGAGCGGGTATATCTTTTCTAATACCCAACTCCATGGCAGTATACCCTGCCAAGTGTGTGATTTGGCAATTATCTAGCAAAGTTACTCCATTACTCATATTTCCCTTCTGCATGTTTAATGTGTTTTGCTGGAAGTAGTTGATAGATATGAGAATTAAAGATATGACCGAGGaccatttctcttctctattaCATTAATAATGGGGAAGAACAAACTAGACTCCAGTCTTTCAATCAGCAAATGTTTAGACCAAAATGATTATTCGCAGCATCTTGATTGACTTttctagttattattattactatttaaacaCAACCGTTGTGTTTGTTTTACCATCTCTCTTGAGAGTTCATTCCCTTGGCTTAATGTAGAAGGCCCTTGATTTTAATTGGTCTTtctatttcataattttatggCTCCTTTGGTATTGAGACGGTTTTGTGTCTTTATCCAACAGGTGGGAATACACCCTTCAGCAGCTGAGGAATTTGTGACCATGCGGTCAGTGACAAGGCGTATTGCCGCCAGTGGCAAACCAAAGACTAATCTGTAAAGATACAAATATGATGAATCTTTGAAGAAGGAAAGAAGAGCAGTTGAAAGGGGTAAAAATACTCAATGATCGAATGCAATAGAATCATAATTCATTAGGAATACAGAATTCGTTTACAGAGAACGCTGTTCAGCTGCTCTCCCAATAAAAGGTTCATCAGATGTCAAGCATATGCAAGTGCTGTGTTGGTTCCACGTTATGGCAGTGTGAGTTCGCATAATTTATTGCAGAAAACTATGTTACTTATTCTTTAGATTATTATATCATCTGCTGAATTTGGATTGGATCGACAATCCCATATCTTCTGATTGATGGGGggatacaatattatttaattactcAGGCCACCTTGTTTGAGCCCTCATTTTTATCAACAAGACAAACTAGAGAACAATATCCCACTTTTTGGACttataattctctctctctcttcttgacTGTTTCCCATGTTTTTCCCTTGAAAACAAATGACTGTACAGCAGCAATAGGTGGAAATtctggaggaaaagaaaaagaaagaaatcagaAATGCAATACTACCAAAAAATGAATCTTGGCAATTTTATTAACATTTGTGATAAGAtagatttaattaatataaccaAAGAATAATCCCTTTGCCACCACTTGGGGGGGGGAGTTACGTCGGTAtttgttttgttctctctctacTTGCAATATTTATAGCAACTTaaagtattaataaaaaagaaggcAAGTTCAATGATTCCAGCTCTATTCTCCATCCCAATCCTATGTATATGCTACAACAATTACTTGATCTGTGTgataaagaataatgttatacacTATATTCTCgtcctattttgatcatactaaatagtacgtgacacatttatcaccattagatgataaagaaacatgtaataaatgatcatttcatggtgataaatgtgtcacatcttacttTTCTTACGGTTTGGGTGTCATGTGATATAATGGTTTGGATCATACGTTGCcggtttagaaaaattaaaaatgcatCTTCTCGTTGGATACAGAATCACGTGGCCTGCTGTTTTCATTACACACTCATTAATCCTCCCTCCACTTCAATGTCTTATGTCGTATGATATTTATCATAGGAAAAATGGTATTCTCATAAGTAAACAATACAATCACtaaaagacatatatatatatatataattaatataagagaTGAGGATAAGACAATACATATCATGTATGTCGTTTCCCTCCACATACATCACAAACTGTAAAGCCAACGCCCTCGCAATATGGACACTTCATTCCCTCGTCTACCCATTCCAGAAACtgcatataaaatttgataataagataataataatagtctTTGATAATGGTGGATGGATGGTATCAGATcagaaagaataaataataatattggttcAATATTTGGCTCAGTAATCAATCCTCTTACCTGTGGTTCGATATTTGGCTCGCCTGTTCCATCACATTCTGCAAAAGAAAATTCCCAACCTTGGAAGTTCAAATTTGTAACCTTTTTTCATGTAAGCAGGggcaaatttcaaaaataagtgTCTTTAATGGCATTTCATATGTACGTACATGACCGGATTGTTTTCTTCAACTAATTTTCTTAGTCAATCCTAAATACACGACCCCACCCCTCAGAACCACATTATCAAAGTAATCTTAGCATGGAATCCAACCCAAGATGTCTCAATCTACAACTTTTTCAAGTAGGTTATAGCTTtttatccccccccccccccaaaaaaaaaaaaaaaaaagaaaagattttccTGCAGACCCAGATGGCCTAGATACCGGATATGCACTATAGCGGGAGCGTCTCACTGCAACATCATACTTGTCCCCACTCAACTTATTAACTGCCTGTTCAAGGCAACCGATCTTCTGCATCAGAGGATCGGATGGCTGTGGTGGGACGTATGTTGAGATGATAAGCATCTGCAGGAGGTAAGtgtccaaaattttaaattttaagtctGTTTCTAACAATTGAcctttcatcattttcaaacttgaagatTCTCCATtggtcctatatatatattaagcataAGTTATCAACTAATGCCCACTATACTAGTCAGAAAATATCACTTTTGACCCAGACAAGTCTTTAAGGAAATTCGCTCAACTAATGAATCTGCTGTTAATTTGGGATTTATGGTTGGACAAGGAGCAACTTCAAAGTATTTTCATTGTCAAACCTCTGTTTGATTGTTCTATCTATGGAGACTTAAACTGGGCAGTGACAAACATGTACCTGTGCACAATAAGCGGCCCTCTCCACGACAGGTAAGGCACTTTGTTGTGGCATCTTTTGTCTTGCTATTACCAACTTGTTTGTTCCGCCCAGCTATTCTAGAGGGTTCTTCCCATCGATTCTCTCCTAAGAGAAAAACTCGGTGTTGGGATACCTCTACTTCTGTAACACTTTCTTCATTCACAACTTTCTGCTGAAACTCTGAAACTTCAGTTATAGCAGCAACCGGAGCTCCATTTGCACCTACCTGAAAATCAGCAGGATCCTTGACTATAAATAGAAATCTGATCACAAATTCATGATATGTTCTTTGATTccctattaatacaatatgggCACAATAATATCTTTGCACGCATGATAAGTTCAGAAAACATaggtgaaaagaaaataaaaatgataaatgtttGTCATTAGAGAGAGTTGCTCaggttaataataaatagatgttAACCCGCCAGTCACTAATCTGCTCATCATGCCACCATCactataaaattactaaaaggaaaggggagagagagggggggggggggcacagGTGGGGGGAGGCATTCAGGAAGATTACTCCAAAATGGGGCATATGCTTTTGCACATTTTGGGCCCCTATGCCAAAATTCAGAGCAATATTCCCTTCCAATTCCCATATGGTTTCAGCATCAATCTTTTATTAAGCCAGCCAATGCTAAAAACTGAGAAGTACAGTTTTCTATGTCAACCTCCAgcaaagaaaacacaaaataaaaggtAGTTGAAAGGCAGTCCATTATCATCTACATGTGCTCCCATGCCATCTTCAATGTTGGTTTACTTGTGAAATCACAACATGCAGCTTGTGTGTTGCCACCAGCCTGCTGCTTGAATCATCCCAACAGTTCAAATATGCAATCTTTTATGTGGATCCCCAAGCATATGGGCACAAGAAGagctatatatttttcagaaagGCATTAGTGCCAAATGTGGCATTTTAATGAGAACTCCGCCAACATAGTGCCTTAAGAGAACCACAATAGTAAAGtatttcatcaaaagagatCTCAACATACCTTCGGTGAAACAGACACATTGCTGCCCTTCTGATCTGCATCTGTGTTTGAACGAGCACCAACAATTTGTTGCTCCATAAATAACCTTTCAAGAAGCTCTGCAGTCATTATCCCGTCTTCAGTGGCACCTAGTGTGGACTGTGAAACAGTACCACACACTATCAAAACCATAAGACAGAATAGAAAGACAGCATGAAAATGAACGATTAAGTCATTTACATGTTGGACATTCTACTAGGAAAACTTTATCTAATCCTAGATGATTCTGGAGCTTTTCCGTCTATGTAAGTTGCATGTTATGACAATTTGCAACTTACTTGCCAAGTCTTGACAGCACGTTCTGTCCCACTTGAGAAACTTGAAAATTCCATGTCTTCCTCACCCGAGTAAAATCCCAATTTTTGTAATGCTACCTGTCATACTCACAAGTCAGAACACAAGATATGCTCTTTCAGTTTTAGTAATACAAGTGAGTTGTGATAGCATGGGGCAAGATATAGAACTAGAAGAACTGCAGAAAACCCAGCATGAACATTACAACTCACCCCGCATCAAACAACCCAGAATTTGAAATACAAATTTATACGGTTTGGAGATTTACTGTGCACAGCTCTACTTTTAAGATGAGATGCCCGAGAAAAATGAAGGATTTTTCAATGCAAGAGAAGCTTAATCCAATCTCAAACCACAAAGTTCAGCTTCAAAGTAAATAACATAATCATTATATAATGTCATGTTCATAGGATAATGTTTTAAGTTAATCTGTAACCTACCGGCCTATTATCATACATCATtccttatatttctttttttctgacAGTTccatatattaatacaaaatgATTAAAGCAAGAGCTCACAATATTATTCTCTGGTACGACTGATGGCTCTCAAGTTCATTTTCGGTCAAGGCAATTTGACCCAAATCTCTTCAGCACATTGGAGCTTTTTGAGGCTTCAAGAGTGGCAAGAAATCCACATTTATGAGTTTTACCATTTTGGGGTTTCgcaaacatttataatttttaccaTTTCAGAACAGTTCCGGCTTTCCAAACTCCCTTCTTCAATTGAGATTGGACTCCTTCTGTACGTTTTCTACTTGCTAATGCATTacagtttttattttacgtCCAGTATAACTAAAACAATCTGTAGCGTTCGTCTTTCTAAATTAAGGAGGAGGCAACTTTTAGTAACATCAATTATTCATCTGTTGCCAGTTAGTACACCAAGTAGCCAAGGATCCAGATGTAAAGATACTACCATCTTTCAACAAAGGAATACTAATTTCTGGCACCTaacgttttcttttcttgaaaaGTAATCTCTGGCACCTTACTTCACCTCACAATGTTCGTATTtgacaaaaggaacaaaaatataaaagtgaaACGGGAATTTAATTTGACAATGCCTAGCATGGTAATAggtgccaaagaatattttcatatatgccAATTACATACAAGCCAAGGCCATAGCATagattttttaagataattcaAGGCCTTAGCTTAGTTGACAAAGCATTGGGGTGGCTTCTTAGCAAACAAATACATGTAGCATCAGTCTAATTCggcaatatatatatctgaCCATTGACTTACCTCTTATAGGGCACAACTGACCATGACTGTTTTCGAATTATAATCAACTTGGTTAGTCCACTTACTTGTTCTTCAAGTATAACAACCTCATCACAATACACCATGACTGTTTTCgaattataatcaatttaatTGGTCCAATTATTCGTTCTTCAAGTATAACCGCCTCATGTAGTTATGGCATGTCGGTTGTTTAACTCTTCCTTAGAATCCTTACTTTGACATGCGCTATTGACGTGATGTTTTAATGTTCTTGTTACTTCAGACATCTCTtttttaccaaaaaagaaaactataatcgcaaaaaataaaaaagtatatgcaTCTATAAACACACACAAAACATAGCACAAAACACAAAACTCGCCTTGTAATTTCATAGTAGGAATGATTGCAAGCAGACCTGCAACGCTCGAACCTCATCTCCTTCCGATCCCTTCCTCAGCGTCTTTCTCCTCTTCTTTGCTACGTCCTCCGAAACCCTGACCACCTCCttatccaccaccaccacctccttctccttcagatcctccTCCAACAACACCATCGGGCTCGCACTCGAACTACTCTCCGCGATTAGACCTTTCTCCTTAAGCACCTGCAACAATCCCGCGATACTCGAGATAGTTTCAGACACTGACGCCCCTTCTCCTAGCGTAGAGTTCTGGTGCTCAAGGTGTTGAATTCTTAGCTTGAGTTCAGCGATTTGGCCGAGTAGGGAGTCGCGCTCGCCGGCCCAGCGCTGTTCCTCGCGGAGCCAACGTTGCTCCTCGCGAAGCCAGCGCTGCTCCTCGCGGAGCCATCGGATCTCTTCGCGGTCATAGTCAGAGTGGTTGGTGGAGCGGCAAACGTGAGATTTGAAGGGAGAAAGCGAAGATAGTTTGGGAAATGGGAAGAGGAGAGTGGTGTGGGGAAGAGCAAACGGTTTGAAGTGAAGACTGGGGTTCAGAGGGAGTGCAAGGGAGGAATACATGGAAATGTGagtgagaagaaaagaagagaagaagtgGATATCGTAAGTGATTGTTGAGGGAGATATAGATAtcagagaattttatttttgtttgatggaTCATGGGGAAAGGGCCTAAGGGGGCGTTTGAACCACATGTTTTGTATCAGGGGGCGGGAAGCCAACCTATTATGAGGCTGAGCTAATCGACCTGGCATTGTAAACCTTTCGATTTTgtttgaagataaatttttttgccattaaaaaaaattatataaaagtaaattaatttgatttgacgtagtatattgtattataaaattatttttatcataaaataaatttaacgtattacaTGAAATTacgtcattttataaatttatttttatataatttctttgtgtatataacatttctcttaattaaaaatttgagagaTCCATCATAACATTCACTTGTTCTCAAGTTTTTTCTAGTTAAAGTTTAACAGATTATTTACAAGTTTGgttaaatcattaaaattttattattttattttttgatggttTCTTTATTTTACCATTAGAATGGTGATTCAAGAACCTAGAATGCAagcaaaatagtaaaaaattagtCAGCTGATAGTTATTTTATCCAGCTTTTTATTAATGTAAGGACAATGCTACAGCTCCCGTTGGGGCTATGCTAAAGCTCTGGCatgtgtttttatatatatttttttaagttattttttatatagatttttttaatattttttaatatttttaaaagataaaataaatttagaacatcattaaaaacacttctttaattagaaagtaaaaaaaaaatcattaaaaaatatttttttaatcacgaagtaaaataaaaaatattaaaaaatattttttattttacttcgtgattaagaaagtattgtttaataatattttaattttttttaaaaaaatatttaaaattattaaaaaaatctatataaaaaaataattaaaaaaaaacacataataaaaCATATGCTAGAGCCCAGCGAgagctctagcattattcttaatgTAATGCAGCACCATTTTCATCCAATTCAGTTAAAATATACGTAGctgctaatatatattatagataacgTGATGCCAGAGCCAGTGCTCTTATGCCCCATCCCCAAGAGGAAATCTGTTGTGGACTATTGCTTATCTTCTTGTCTATTGAGTGAGAAATTTTATTACAAAGATTTTATATGCagtcatttttacatattttttatgctctctattaatataattgactGCATcactctttttattataaaataactgttttaaCCAACCACATCAGTAGAGTGtgtaaaaaatacgtaaaaataactGTACATAACAGAactcattttattatcattttctcgttatcctttctttaaccagacaaataaaagataacaaataatttcttaattatttaatatcaaatCATGTGATTATATGTGATTATAAACAGATGATGGTAAAATTGGGAGGCTCATTGATTCAACTAGTCTCCATGTTCCTTTTCAACCCTTAGGCATCTTGCAATGCAAAAGATCAATGGAGTATTTtcgattctttttttaaaacatatatatatatatatatatatatagctcggataaaatatataaaaa is a window from the Juglans regia cultivar Chandler chromosome 7, Walnut 2.0, whole genome shotgun sequence genome containing:
- the LOC109004053 gene encoding protein disulfide isomerase pTAC5, chloroplastic, whose protein sequence is MYSSLALPLNPSLHFKPFALPHTTLLFPFPKLSSLSPFKSHVCRSTNHSDYDREEIRWLREEQRWLREEQRWLREEQRWAGERDSLLGQIAELKLRIQHLEHQNSTLGEGASVSETISSIAGLLQVLKEKGLIAESSSSASPMVLLEEDLKEKEVVVVDKEVVRVSEDVAKKRRKTLRKGSEGDEVRALQVALQKLGFYSGEEDMEFSSFSSGTERAVKTWQSTLGATEDGIMTAELLERLFMEQQIVGARSNTDADQKGSNVSVSPKVGANGAPVAAITEVSEFQQKVVNEESVTEVEVSQHRVFLLGENRWEEPSRIAGRNKQVGNSKTKDATTKCLTCRGEGRLLCTECDGTGEPNIEPQFLEWVDEGMKCPYCEGVGFTVCDVCGGKRHT